The Salvia miltiorrhiza cultivar Shanhuang (shh) chromosome 1, IMPLAD_Smil_shh, whole genome shotgun sequence genome has a window encoding:
- the LOC131021206 gene encoding transmembrane 9 superfamily member 5 isoform X1 has protein sequence MGILKSAVVTALLLLLPITLDCANTYNAGDRVPLFVNKIGPLHNPSETYEYYKLAFCRPDQVIEKKESFGEVLGGDRLANALYDLRFALNKTRDAVCQKKLTKGDIAKFRDAIANDFYYQMYYDDLPLWAYIGKIEDESWKVDGKEKKFLLFTHVHFDALYNGNQVIEINAFSEPSHLVDVTEDVDVEVEFTYSISWKRTSMPYKNRMGRYARASLLHILQQSHWFSFVNSIVIVILLIGLLTLLLLRHLKNDLRKWSIGDEDEEKEVGWKYIHGDVFRCPTNLPLFSAVLGCGAQLLTMICILFILAFLGVFQPYSRGSLSSYVFISYILTSAIAGYRSASFCSHYAETGWEKSLLLAGILFLGPLLFTSFMLNILAASFGVTAALPLGTICVIVLVYILVSVPLFALGGLFGHRYKFASPSSPVTNKCPREIPPLAWYRKTPAQMFLAGLLPFSAIALELHHLYATIWGYKVYSSPGVLFFMFLVLILITSTLSVGLTYFQLAVEDHEWWWRSVMRGGSTAIFMFCYCIYFYLQSNMSGLLQTAFFFGYNACICYAFFLMLGTVSLQASLLFIRRIYHAIKSE, from the exons ATGGGAATTTTGAAATCTGCTGTTGTGACTGCTCTGTTACTCCTGCTGCCTATCACTCTTGATTGCGCCAACACCTACAATGCGGGAGATCGCGTGCCCCTTTTCGTCAACAAAATCGGCCCCCTTCACAACCCTAG TGAAACGTATGAATATTACAAGTTGGCCTTCTGTCGTCCAG ATCAGGTGATTGAAAAGAAGGAAAGCTTTGGGGAAGTTTTGGGTGGTGATCGATTGGCAAATGCTTTATATGATTTGAGATTTGCATTGAACAAAACCCGAGATGCTGTTTGCCAAAAGAAGCTAACTAAGGGCGATATTGCAAAATTCAGGGATGCTATCGCTAATGATTTTTACTATCAAATGTACTATGACGACCTTCCACTTTGGGCATACATCGGCAAAATTGAGGATGAAAGCTGGAAAGTTGACGGGAAGGAGAAAAAGTTTTTACTATTTACCCATGTTCACTTTGATGCTCTTTACAATGGAAATCAAGTCATAGAAATCAATGCCTTCAGTGAGCCAAGTCATTTGGTAGATGTAACAGAAGATGTTGATGTTGAAGTCGAGTTCACTTATTCTATATCTTGGAAAAGAACCTCTATGCCATACAAGAACAGAATGGGGAGATATGCAAGAGCTTCCTTATTGCATATTCTCCAACAAAGTCATTGGTTCTCATTCGTTAATTCTATTGTCATAGTTATTCTGCTCATCGGACTACTTACTTTGCTGTTGCTGCGGCATCTCAAGAATGACTTAAGAAA atgGTCGATTGGAGATGAAGATGAGGAGAAAGAGGTCGGATGGAAATATATTCATGGGGATGTGTTCAGATGCCCAACAAATCTACCATTGTTCTCTGCAGTTTTGGGCTGTGGTGCCCAGTTGTTGACCAT GATTTGCATTTTATTCATTTTGGCATTTCTGGGAGTCTTCCAACCGTATAGCCGTGGCTCTCTATCAAGTTATGTGTTCATTTCTTACATTCTTACATCAGCAATTGCTGGCTACAGATCTGCATCGTTTTGTAGTCACTATGCTGAAACTGGATGG GAAAAAAGTCTCCTCCTCGCAGGAATACTGTTCTTAGGTCCTTTGCTCTTCACGTCATTCATGCTCAACATACTGGCTGCATCTTTTGGGGTGACTGCAGCTCTTCCTCTTGGAACGATATGTGTCATTGTTCTCGTATATATACTAGTATCAGTTCCCCTATTTGCCCTAGGTGGATTGTTTGGACACCGCTACAAATTTGCTTCCCCATCATCACCTGTCACTAACAAATGTCCACGGGAGATTCCTCCGTTGGCTTGGTACCGGAAGACCCCTGCCCAAATGTTTCTTGCAGGTCTTCTACCTTTCAGTGCCATTGCCCTCGAGTTACACCACTTGTACGCCACAATCTGGGGCTATAAAGTCTATAGCTCTCCCGGAGTTTTGTTCTTCATGTTCCTTGTCCTTATCCTGATCACCAGTACTTTAAGTGTTGGGTTGACATATTTTCAACTGGCTGTCGAAGACCACGAATGGTGGTGGAG GTCTGTAATGCGCGGCGGCTCAACAGCTATCTTCATGTTCTGCTATTGTATATACTTCTACCTGCAATCGAATATGAGCGGCCTCTTGCAGACGGCTTTCTTCTTCGGCTACAATGCCTGCATTTGCTACGCATTTTTCTTGATGCTGGGCACCGTGAGTTTACAGGCGTCGCTGCTGTTTATCCGGCGCATATACCATGCCATCAAGAGTGAGTAA
- the LOC131021206 gene encoding transmembrane 9 superfamily member 5 isoform X2, producing the protein MREIACPFSSTKSAPFTTLVKRMNITSWPSVVQVIEKKESFGEVLGGDRLANALYDLRFALNKTRDAVCQKKLTKGDIAKFRDAIANDFYYQMYYDDLPLWAYIGKIEDESWKVDGKEKKFLLFTHVHFDALYNGNQVIEINAFSEPSHLVDVTEDVDVEVEFTYSISWKRTSMPYKNRMGRYARASLLHILQQSHWFSFVNSIVIVILLIGLLTLLLLRHLKNDLRKWSIGDEDEEKEVGWKYIHGDVFRCPTNLPLFSAVLGCGAQLLTMICILFILAFLGVFQPYSRGSLSSYVFISYILTSAIAGYRSASFCSHYAETGWEKSLLLAGILFLGPLLFTSFMLNILAASFGVTAALPLGTICVIVLVYILVSVPLFALGGLFGHRYKFASPSSPVTNKCPREIPPLAWYRKTPAQMFLAGLLPFSAIALELHHLYATIWGYKVYSSPGVLFFMFLVLILITSTLSVGLTYFQLAVEDHEWWWRSVMRGGSTAIFMFCYCIYFYLQSNMSGLLQTAFFFGYNACICYAFFLMLGTVSLQASLLFIRRIYHAIKSE; encoded by the exons ATGCGGGAGATCGCGTGCCCCTTTTCGTCAACAAAATCGGCCCCCTTCACAACCCTAG TGAAACGTATGAATATTACAAGTTGGCCTTCTGTCGTCCAG GTGATTGAAAAGAAGGAAAGCTTTGGGGAAGTTTTGGGTGGTGATCGATTGGCAAATGCTTTATATGATTTGAGATTTGCATTGAACAAAACCCGAGATGCTGTTTGCCAAAAGAAGCTAACTAAGGGCGATATTGCAAAATTCAGGGATGCTATCGCTAATGATTTTTACTATCAAATGTACTATGACGACCTTCCACTTTGGGCATACATCGGCAAAATTGAGGATGAAAGCTGGAAAGTTGACGGGAAGGAGAAAAAGTTTTTACTATTTACCCATGTTCACTTTGATGCTCTTTACAATGGAAATCAAGTCATAGAAATCAATGCCTTCAGTGAGCCAAGTCATTTGGTAGATGTAACAGAAGATGTTGATGTTGAAGTCGAGTTCACTTATTCTATATCTTGGAAAAGAACCTCTATGCCATACAAGAACAGAATGGGGAGATATGCAAGAGCTTCCTTATTGCATATTCTCCAACAAAGTCATTGGTTCTCATTCGTTAATTCTATTGTCATAGTTATTCTGCTCATCGGACTACTTACTTTGCTGTTGCTGCGGCATCTCAAGAATGACTTAAGAAA atgGTCGATTGGAGATGAAGATGAGGAGAAAGAGGTCGGATGGAAATATATTCATGGGGATGTGTTCAGATGCCCAACAAATCTACCATTGTTCTCTGCAGTTTTGGGCTGTGGTGCCCAGTTGTTGACCAT GATTTGCATTTTATTCATTTTGGCATTTCTGGGAGTCTTCCAACCGTATAGCCGTGGCTCTCTATCAAGTTATGTGTTCATTTCTTACATTCTTACATCAGCAATTGCTGGCTACAGATCTGCATCGTTTTGTAGTCACTATGCTGAAACTGGATGG GAAAAAAGTCTCCTCCTCGCAGGAATACTGTTCTTAGGTCCTTTGCTCTTCACGTCATTCATGCTCAACATACTGGCTGCATCTTTTGGGGTGACTGCAGCTCTTCCTCTTGGAACGATATGTGTCATTGTTCTCGTATATATACTAGTATCAGTTCCCCTATTTGCCCTAGGTGGATTGTTTGGACACCGCTACAAATTTGCTTCCCCATCATCACCTGTCACTAACAAATGTCCACGGGAGATTCCTCCGTTGGCTTGGTACCGGAAGACCCCTGCCCAAATGTTTCTTGCAGGTCTTCTACCTTTCAGTGCCATTGCCCTCGAGTTACACCACTTGTACGCCACAATCTGGGGCTATAAAGTCTATAGCTCTCCCGGAGTTTTGTTCTTCATGTTCCTTGTCCTTATCCTGATCACCAGTACTTTAAGTGTTGGGTTGACATATTTTCAACTGGCTGTCGAAGACCACGAATGGTGGTGGAG GTCTGTAATGCGCGGCGGCTCAACAGCTATCTTCATGTTCTGCTATTGTATATACTTCTACCTGCAATCGAATATGAGCGGCCTCTTGCAGACGGCTTTCTTCTTCGGCTACAATGCCTGCATTTGCTACGCATTTTTCTTGATGCTGGGCACCGTGAGTTTACAGGCGTCGCTGCTGTTTATCCGGCGCATATACCATGCCATCAAGAGTGAGTAA